The DNA region CCGCCGCGGAGTTCCGCGACGCACTCCTCGCGGCGGCCGACAGCCGCTGACCGTGGTCCGCAGGCCGCACGACCTGCGGCACAAATGGACCACCGCGACCTTGACGAGCGGCGCGGCCGTCCACGAAGTGTCCCGCCGGCTCGCACTCGCTCGATCAAGGTCACGGCGGACAAGTACGGCCACCCGACCGCCCGACGGCCCGGAACTCTGCCGTCAGGCGGTCGAGGCGGCCATGGCGCCGCACATGCTCACAGCAGGCCGAACGACTTCAGGACCCGGTGCTGACCCGGTGCCGGGTCAGCGGGCCAGTAGAGGTAGCACACCCCGCCCGTACCGCTTCTGACCTTGCCGTTCGCGTCGTAGCGCTTGGTGCGGAGCCAGATGTTCTCCCACTCCCTGCGCTTGTAGACCCGGCGCACGGCCTCGTTGTCCGGCGAGGCCGGGTCGTTCGCGATCACGTCGCCGTCCGCGGTGAACCCGATCACGGTCATCAGATGGCCGGAGGTCCCGTACCCGGCGCCGGTCAGCTCCTCCTTGAGGAAGGACTGCGACGTTATGGCCGGGATACCCGCACGGATCAGCGTCTCCAGGTCCGTGAGCGAGTCCAGCCGGGTCACCACCGCGTTCATCTCGTCGTACGTCGCGGCGTACGCGGCGTTGAACGGCCAGTTGCCGCAGCCCTCGTACTGGTAGTCGTAGGTGAACCGGGCGGCGTGGCAGACCTGCGGGTCGGCCAGACCGGGCTTGACCCAGGCGAGATCGTCGGCGGTCGGCCGGCGCCCCCAGTACTCGATGATCATCTGCGAGGAGGTGGGACTGCACCAGGCCTCGCCGCCGTTGTCGTACTCGGGGTATTGGCCCACGTGGACGTTCTGCGAGTAGCGCGGCACCCGCAACTCGCGGGCGAGGCCGGGGGTGCTGGCCGGCACGGTGAAGCGGTCCGGGACGTCGGACGCCATCGCGCCGAGCCGCCGGACGGTGGGCGTCAGGCGGCTGCCCGGGGTGCGGTGGAGGGTGAGCCGCAGCCGGTACGAGACCAGTCGCAGTCCACTCGCCGCGTCGTCCACCGAGAAGGTGTCGGTCCAGACGGAGCTCTTGCCGTCGGTCTGGTCGTCGACGGAGGTACGGCGGATGTCGCCGTCACCGGCGGCCCAGCGGCCCATCACG from Streptomyces sp. NBC_01591 includes:
- a CDS encoding peptidase C39 family protein, whose amino-acid sequence is MNRPTSRRTVLTAALAAAVTAGAVSSAGSATAAVPSAAPPRAPSAKAPAVDNRFWHTCTDWRAGSGAGTRALAGRRPGLVIDHAVGRTDYTDPHTGTTATWEYATWTSPVHRSAVPATEVIASWNAETPAGTWIQIELQGRYSDGTSTPWYVMGRWAAGDGDIRRTSVDDQTDGKSSVWTDTFSVDDAASGLRLVSYRLRLTLHRTPGSRLTPTVRRLGAMASDVPDRFTVPASTPGLARELRVPRYSQNVHVGQYPEYDNGGEAWCSPTSSQMIIEYWGRRPTADDLAWVKPGLADPQVCHAARFTYDYQYEGCGNWPFNAAYAATYDEMNAVVTRLDSLTDLETLIRAGIPAITSQSFLKEELTGAGYGTSGHLMTVIGFTADGDVIANDPASPDNEAVRRVYKRREWENIWLRTKRYDANGKVRSGTGGVCYLYWPADPAPGQHRVLKSFGLL